In Armatimonadota bacterium, one DNA window encodes the following:
- a CDS encoding glycoside hydrolase N-terminal domain-containing protein — translation MTCQPSSAAGQGLPHPERGFVSTTPAETWEQGLLSGNGTIGANVFGRPLDETIVFTHSRMFLPMRPPLAPPDTSSRLAEVRSLINRGLYKQATRLAFDLSGQQSFMYPDPFVPGFDMRLTMPAKGSVRDYARSVDFRTAEAAVYWADGRGAYERRLFVSRADGVAVLRITGPGKGSVDCAL, via the coding sequence ATGACTTGTCAACCCTCAAGTGCCGCCGGGCAGGGCCTGCCGCACCCTGAACGCGGCTTCGTCAGCACGACGCCCGCCGAGACTTGGGAGCAAGGGCTCCTGAGCGGCAACGGCACGATCGGCGCCAACGTCTTCGGCCGGCCGCTCGACGAGACGATCGTGTTCACGCACAGTCGGATGTTCCTGCCGATGCGGCCTCCCCTTGCCCCGCCGGACACCTCGTCACGGCTCGCTGAAGTCAGAAGCCTCATTAATCGCGGCCTCTACAAACAGGCGACGCGGCTCGCGTTCGACCTCTCGGGCCAGCAGAGCTTCATGTACCCGGACCCGTTCGTTCCTGGGTTCGACATGCGCCTCACGATGCCCGCGAAAGGGTCGGTGCGGGACTACGCGCGGAGCGTCGATTTCCGTACGGCGGAGGCTGCGGTGTATTGGGCCGATGGCCGAGGCGCGTACGAGCGAAGGCTGTTCGTGTCGCGCGCCGACGGGGTCGCCGTGCTGCGCATTACCGGCCCGGGGAAGGGAAGCGTCGACTGCGCTCTGTAA